A stretch of Deinococcota bacterium DNA encodes these proteins:
- a CDS encoding 3-oxoacyl-ACP synthase encodes MDRARGTRAGLTGIGVYVPEGRITAGEIASASGLPRWVVTDKLGLTAKPKPGPEDHPTAMGVFAAREALSRAGVGAVEIDVVISITEEYKDYPVWTAGIKLAHDLGATAAYAYDLGQKCGTGVLALKQARDLIRADARVNTVLVAGGYRNGDLIDLTDPKLRFMFNLGAGGAAAVVQRGAGGHEVLDAAIITDGSFSLDVLVPVGGTRAPLTAANVGDYRLRVGDPAGMKERLEHKSLATFLEVVRQAVARSGYQVSDIGYLAMLHVKRSAHDYLLKELGLSEDQSIYLADYGHLGQVDQFLSLKLAEGQGKLKPGDLVVLVAAGVGYVWNALCLKWGES; translated from the coding sequence GTGGACCGGGCGAGGGGGACCAGAGCCGGGCTGACGGGCATCGGCGTCTATGTGCCCGAAGGGCGCATCACCGCGGGCGAGATCGCCTCGGCGAGCGGGCTGCCGCGCTGGGTGGTGACCGACAAGTTGGGCCTCACCGCCAAGCCCAAGCCGGGCCCCGAAGATCACCCCACGGCGATGGGCGTCTTTGCGGCGCGGGAGGCGCTCTCGCGTGCGGGCGTGGGCGCGGTTGAGATCGACGTGGTCATCTCCATCACCGAGGAGTACAAGGACTATCCGGTGTGGACGGCGGGCATCAAGCTGGCGCACGACCTCGGCGCGACCGCTGCCTACGCCTACGACCTCGGCCAGAAGTGCGGCACCGGTGTTCTTGCGCTCAAGCAGGCGCGCGACCTGATCCGCGCCGACGCGCGTGTGAACACGGTGCTGGTGGCGGGCGGCTACCGCAACGGCGACCTCATCGACCTCACCGATCCCAAGCTGCGCTTCATGTTCAACCTGGGCGCGGGGGGCGCGGCGGCGGTGGTGCAGCGGGGAGCGGGGGGCCACGAGGTCTTGGACGCCGCCATCATCACCGACGGCAGCTTTTCGCTGGACGTGCTCGTGCCCGTAGGCGGCACCAGAGCGCCGCTGACCGCCGCGAACGTGGGCGACTACCGGCTCCGGGTCGGCGACCCGGCGGGGATGAAGGAGCGGCTCGAGCACAAGTCCCTGGCGACCTTTCTCGAGGTGGTCCGGCAGGCCGTCGCGCGTTCGGGTTACCAGGTTTCAGACATTGGCTACCTGGCCATGCTCCACGTCAAGCGGAGCGCGCACGACTATCTCTTGAAGGAACTCGGCCTCAGCGAGGACCAGTCCATCTATCTCGCGGATTACGGCCACCTCGGCCAGGTGGATCAGTTCCTGAGCCTGAAGCTGGCCGAGGGGCAGGGCAAACTCAAGCCGGGCGATCTGGTGGTCCTGGTGGCGGCGGGCGTCGGCTATGTCTGGAACGCGCTCTGCCTGAAGTGGGGCGAGAGCTGA